One stretch of Kiritimatiellaceae bacterium DNA includes these proteins:
- a CDS encoding fused MFS/spermidine synthase, with the protein MKITKTGGPFPFTVFLGAFLLFQIQPIIGKYFLPWFGGAPAVWLTCLMFFQLLLLGGYTYAHFLQRLPSGRQSALHVGLLVAALVTGGLLVFAWGSPILPGASWRPVAGSERPTADILRLLLISVGLSYFLLSTSASLLQAWSHRIQPERSPYIFYVVSNTASLLALLSYPFVVEPHLTIREQAWIWSGGFLIYAVLCAVCSSMVRNVPEIKQKECIQSETHSKRHPILWTLLSFGGVLALMAVTNQMTQDIPPVPFLWILPLSIYLLSYILGFMEKLRGWQDVYVYLLLCAFGAAWYLMRGGLELEIRNQIAAYSFILLAICLFCHNALYRAKPDPKHLTGFYLCISLGGALGGLFTVLAAPFLFKGYWEYQLVLILSGALAVYFIYTDAETRKTFRVVRHAFPVLLAAFAVFLGSGIVKELRRSVYIERNFFGCVRVAKEINNGIPIYSLLHGKINHGMQIDHPKFRTRPTTYFTANSGVGLAMQLKQQNPEPMRVGILGLGIGTLAVYGRTGDVYRLYEIDPAVIKLAQNSPWFSFLKDSKAGIEVVQGDGRISLERDPANRFDVLVLDAFTGDSPPAHLLTLEAFGLYLNHLADGGVIAVNISNRYLDLLPVLVQVRNHFNLNAAYITTPGDMKISANAQWVLLSRDAEWLRQPAIAQVDSLKNQMVRDIRPWTDDYSNLLSVMK; encoded by the coding sequence ATGAAAATAACGAAAACCGGCGGCCCGTTTCCTTTCACTGTATTTCTCGGCGCATTCCTTCTGTTCCAGATTCAGCCGATCATCGGAAAATACTTTCTCCCCTGGTTTGGCGGAGCCCCTGCCGTCTGGCTGACCTGTCTGATGTTTTTCCAGCTTTTGCTTCTCGGCGGTTATACCTACGCTCACTTTCTTCAGCGTCTTCCGTCCGGCAGACAATCTGCGCTGCATGTCGGCTTGCTGGTTGCGGCACTGGTGACGGGCGGACTGCTGGTTTTCGCGTGGGGGTCGCCGATTCTTCCCGGCGCGTCATGGAGGCCGGTTGCCGGTTCGGAACGCCCGACGGCGGATATTTTGCGGCTTCTGCTGATCAGTGTCGGCCTTTCCTATTTTCTTCTTTCTACGAGCGCATCGCTTCTGCAGGCGTGGTCACACCGGATTCAGCCGGAACGCTCGCCGTACATTTTCTATGTGGTATCCAACACGGCATCCCTGCTGGCCCTGCTGAGTTATCCGTTTGTGGTGGAACCGCATTTAACGATTCGCGAACAGGCGTGGATATGGAGCGGCGGATTTCTGATCTATGCGGTGCTGTGCGCAGTTTGCTCTTCCATGGTTCGGAACGTGCCGGAAATAAAGCAGAAGGAATGTATTCAGAGTGAAACACATTCCAAACGCCATCCGATTCTGTGGACGCTTCTTTCGTTCGGCGGAGTGCTGGCGCTGATGGCGGTCACCAATCAAATGACGCAGGACATTCCGCCGGTTCCGTTTCTATGGATATTGCCACTGTCCATTTATCTACTCAGCTACATCCTCGGCTTCATGGAAAAACTGCGCGGCTGGCAGGATGTTTATGTTTACCTTCTGCTATGTGCTTTTGGTGCGGCGTGGTACCTGATGCGAGGAGGACTGGAACTGGAAATCCGGAATCAGATTGCCGCGTACAGCTTCATCCTGCTGGCCATCTGTCTTTTCTGTCACAACGCACTGTATCGTGCAAAACCGGATCCGAAGCACCTGACCGGCTTTTATCTCTGCATTTCACTGGGCGGCGCGCTGGGCGGACTGTTCACGGTGCTGGCGGCACCGTTTCTCTTCAAAGGATACTGGGAATATCAGCTGGTGCTCATCCTGTCCGGTGCGCTGGCCGTTTATTTTATCTACACCGACGCAGAAACCCGCAAAACCTTCCGGGTCGTTCGGCACGCCTTTCCGGTTCTGCTGGCGGCGTTTGCCGTGTTTCTCGGTTCCGGCATTGTGAAAGAACTGCGCCGCTCGGTTTACATAGAGCGAAACTTTTTCGGCTGTGTGCGGGTGGCGAAAGAAATCAACAACGGCATCCCGATCTACAGTCTGCTGCACGGGAAAATCAACCACGGCATGCAGATCGACCACCCGAAATTCCGTACCCGTCCGACCACCTACTTCACCGCCAACAGCGGGGTGGGGCTGGCCATGCAATTGAAGCAGCAGAATCCGGAACCCATGCGCGTCGGGATTCTTGGGCTTGGCATTGGAACGCTGGCGGTTTATGGAAGAACCGGCGATGTGTACCGGCTCTACGAAATTGATCCCGCCGTGATCAAGCTGGCGCAAAACAGCCCGTGGTTTTCGTTCCTGAAAGACTCCAAAGCCGGAATCGAAGTTGTTCAAGGCGACGGACGCATCTCGCTCGAACGGGACCCGGCCAACCGGTTCGATGTTCTGGTGCTGGATGCTTTCACTGGCGACTCGCCTCCGGCGCATCTTTTAACGCTCGAAGCTTTTGGGCTCTATTTAAATCATCTGGCCGACGGCGGCGTTATTGCGGTCAACATTTCCAACCGCTACCTTGACCTCCTGCCGGTGCTGGTACAGGTCAGGAACCATTTCAACCTGAACGCGGCCTACATCACCACACCGGGCGACATGAAAATCAGCGCCAACGCCCAGTGGGTTCTCCTCAGCCGTGATGCGGAATGGTTGCGCCAACCGGCGATTGCTCAGGTTGATTCGCTTAAAAACCAGATGGTTCGCGACATCCGGCCATGGACCGATGACTACAGCAACCTGCTGAGCGTGATGAAATAG
- a CDS encoding type II toxin-antitoxin system HicB family antitoxin yields MKKEFNVVIEKDAEGWFVASVPELNGCHTQAKSLDTLMKRIREAIELCLEVEQHPAGADCSQKY; encoded by the coding sequence ATGAAGAAGGAATTCAACGTGGTTATTGAAAAGGATGCGGAGGGCTGGTTCGTCGCCTCGGTTCCCGAGCTGAACGGTTGTCATACTCAGGCAAAATCACTGGATACCCTGATGAAGCGCATCCGGGAAGCCATTGAGCTGTGTCTCGAGGTCGAGCAACATCCGGCGGGCGCGGATTGCTCGCAAAAATATTGA
- a CDS encoding aspartate 1-decarboxylase, producing the protein MTITMLKSKIHMATLTGTELYYEGSITIDQDLLDAAGILVGEQVHVVNLNNGSRLITYTIPGQRGSGIVELNGPAARLGYVGDKVVIITYAQMNEAEASANKPTVLLVDEKNAIRKP; encoded by the coding sequence ATGACGATCACAATGCTAAAGTCCAAGATTCACATGGCGACGCTGACCGGTACGGAACTGTACTACGAAGGCAGTATCACCATTGACCAGGATTTGCTGGACGCCGCCGGGATACTGGTTGGCGAACAGGTGCATGTGGTCAACCTGAACAATGGTAGCCGTCTGATCACCTACACCATTCCCGGCCAGCGCGGCTCCGGCATCGTCGAATTGAACGGCCCGGCCGCCCGTCTCGGATATGTCGGCGACAAGGTGGTCATCATCACCTATGCCCAGATGAACGAAGCGGAAGCCAGCGCCAATAAGCCGACGGTTCTGCTGGTGGATGAAAAAAACGCCATCCGCAAACCGTAA